The following DNA comes from Dermacentor andersoni chromosome 2, qqDerAnde1_hic_scaffold, whole genome shotgun sequence.
TGATCAAGGTTTAACGAGTGTGCCCATGCTTCCTGGGTCTTTAGTTACCAGCCGATCTAGCCGACGCATAGGACTAGCTATACAAGACAAAGGAACTTTGCACACGACTCATTCAGTGCATATCGGCCTACTTGTGCACTTGTCGAACTCCGCATGTGTTATCGttcttctgctctttttttttttgtggcagcaactatatggacattCAAGGCAAATCCCTGCCGTTGCCATCGCCGTTATGTTCCGTGTACAGTCCAAGTGCGCTAACTTCACGGCCGTACGCCGTATGGTGTACGTGcgggtgaaagcgtgcgagggtgagctgagaagCATGATGGCTTGATCTCGCGGGCGCTATAGAGATGCAATACGGCCGCGCGACAAATGTCCAGCCGGAGTACGTGGCGCCTCTTCCGCGCCCTAATCGACCCCACCCAAACTCGAGCAGAAACACAAAAACATCTCCAACGAGCCATTCACTGCTTCGATGGAGACACTTCAAAATTGGCATGCCAACTCCGAGATCAATACCTCTGTACTCAGCAGGACCCCCGAGGGCCCGCGTACTCGTATGCAGGTTCCGAGAACGCGGAGATGGACCAACCGTTCCAGCTGCACGACCTGAAGGCGGGCCTAGCAAAAATGAAGCGAGGAACGGCACCGGGACGGGATAAAATTACAGTCAAATTACTTGCCAACCTTCCCGACTCTGCCTACTCCACACTCCTCGCTTACATGAACTCCATTTGGATCGGGGAAACACCCCTCCCAATTGACTGGAAGACCGCTCTGGTCACCTTCATTCCCAAAGCTGGTAAAGCCATCAACATAGACagcctccgccccatctcccttacttcttgtgTGGGAAAAttaatggagacgatggtgcgcGACAGGCTGTCTGAGTTTCTGGAGAACAAAAATGTTttcgcagacaccatgttcggatttcgCCCACACCGGTCCGCACAGGATGTCTTGCTTCAACTTGACCGAGAAATTCTGGACCCGATCGAATATCCCCTAAGTGACAAAGTAGTACTCGCTTTGGATttgaagggggccttcgacaacgtgaccCACGAAATTATTCTAACACATCTTTCCCAAACAGATTGCGGCCGAAACACCTTTAACCACATTAGGCAATTTATCACTGACCGACAATCATACATTCGGATTCAGGACAGCGAACACGGCCCATACCAATTAGGCACGCGAGGGACCCCGCAGGGAGCGGTCCTCTCGCCCCTCCTATTCAATTTGGCGATGATGAGACTTCCCGCTCAGCTGGCGAGGATCGACGGCATCCAGcacgcgctgtatgccgacgacatcaccatctgggctaaaCACGGCTCGGTAGGAGAAATGGaggccaacctgcagcaagcggcGGACATCGTAGACAACTATGCCCGTCGATGCGGCCTTCAGTGCTCCCCGTCCAAATCTGAATTTGTGCACATACGCCCCTCACCAAAGTGCACCACCAAAATCGACCTCTCCCTTAACAGTGGACCCATACCCGAACACGACAAGATCCGAGTACTGGGGCTCTTTATTCACAAAAATCGCAAAGCTGACACAACATTGGCCAAATTGcgtaaggtgggggaccaggtgggccggatggtCCGCCGGGTTTCGAACAAGCGCGGGGGGTTACGATGCAAAGAAgccttgcggctggcgcatgcatttgtaaccAGTCGAGTCCTTTACTCGGCTCCATACCTCCACCTACGCAAACTTGACGAGAATGCACTCGAAGTCATTCTCCGTAAAATctacaagcgtgccctcgacctcCCGGTCAGTACCTCCAACCTGCGCCTCTTGGGCCTGGGGATGGTGAACACCTTTAAAGAGCTGCGAGAGGCACACTTGATGAACCAATACACGAGACTCTCTAAAACgccgtcgggtcgccgcctccttgcccgactacacatccatcATTCAATACATACGGAAGAGCACGTACATATCCCATCACAGTGGAGGTATGCCctgcacgtgcgccctcttccGGTCAACATGACACGAGAGGACCATAGTGGCAGACGCCTCGCGCGGGCGGAAGCCTTGGCTTGCCACTACGGACACAAACACGGAGTCttctacgtggacgcctccggcccgtaccatgggggttggtacacggccgcagtcgtccaccaaaacacAGCAGTAAACGGACTCACTTTCCGTGCACACAACATTACACACGCGGAGGTGGTTGCCATCGCGCTAGCCGCCGCAGATCAACACTCGCGGGTCATCATCACCGACTCGAGGGGTGCTTGCCGCAATATTGAGCAGGGGCACATACCGTACCTcgcctacaaaattttgcaaaacagCGACTATCTCGGTGCCCCCTCGCACCGTACGATTATCTGGACTCCCGCTCACATGGGCCTCGAAGGAAACGAGACGGCCGATGCCGTCGCCCGCGCGCTCACTTTCCGGgcatcaccttcgtcccccaccgaTCCGGACCCCGAACCCAATCCCGCCTATACTTTCAAAGAGATCGTTCAGCTCTACCAATCTGGCcatgccatctatcccaagccctgtaagggcctcacaaaggcggaggagcgcattctccttcgcctttataccaaaactctgctgtgcccggcagccttaaaatattttgaccccgcttgcacgggggagtgcccgcactgtggggaaaaGTCCTCAGACATTTTTCACATGGTATGGGCATGTCAAAAAACCCCAAATCTAAGCCCCCTACCCAACCCttcccgggaggactgggaggcagccctgctcggctgctctgacctgatggcccaacgggccttggtcgagcgggcCCGGGCGGCGGCCGACGCCAATGGGCTACCGTAAGGGGGAGCCCACCTAGTGTTGATGCAaaacctatctaaataaatgtttttcagacagGCGCTATAGAGGAAGGCATGGAGGAAGTGCACCGTCTTCTATTGCGCGCAAGACAGCGGGAGGGCGGGGGAGAGGTGTTCcactccggcggcagctgcgtatggcgcggtttAACGCGGCCGCGCGTGCCCTATCTTGGACGTGATCTGCGGTGGGTCCACAGTTTATgtgcgccgagggctgatggctcCATGTGTGCTGTGTCtttgccgcttagttcgcgttgaagcccGAGAGGCATCACAAAGGGCAATGCGCTCGATGCTGCTGCCTATTTTCCTGACGTTGGCGTTTTGGCATCAAGGGTCCGCTGTCAtcgggcgagatgtgttcgtgtttgcctgagCACCCGTGACACATTGCTTGTTAATTAGTTAATGAATGAGGAATTTTTTCGCTCCTGATTTTCACACATGCATCTTTCAGTTTGTTTGGTGCGGGAAATACCAGTGAAATGTCGTTCCGGCTAGCCACTTTGTTGAGTCTGTGCTACAAGCTAGAGATGTGTCACATCGCTTGTTCTTAAGAGGTGGTGGTAATGGTGAAAACCTTTAAtaatgagaaggccaaaagtaaggAAAATTAAAAAGCACCGTTGTGcgcggccttcaggctgccggttgtggcgtccaggccatgcctacCCAGTTCACGTCCTCCACCCAGTTCACCAGCCGAAGTTGGAGATCCGtctcggtgctggacaaagcagcaTCCTACTGCTGCGAACTGGTTAGGTGCCAAGAGGCATGGGGCAAGTGTGCCCGGCAGGAGAATAAGACGTGAGCGTAATCCGCGCGGGAGTCGTCTCATAAGCGGCAGGCCGGCGAGTGCGCCTcggagaggaagctttagctcgggtcgaACTCCGacatggcctattcaaatacatgtaaaacgcaataaCGTATTTCTGAGAtgacccctggaccaattttaatgaaatgtgttgcatttcagagagaaagttaaatcttagtcactgttggaagcggaatttcgattttggGCCTGAATTTTTTAAAAAGAATTTTAGAGAATTTGCAAGTTCGAGAAATATAGACGCACGAATTTTACAAATTAATAATTCTGCATCAAGAAAATATATCACGGTTCTGTCAATGGCATCcgttagaccattcaaagcgaacaaattcaaTACGAATTGTATAacttacgtgaatttattacgttgtgtacaagggttctgcagaagctgTACTTTCATATTACTTAATTTTTCGAGATTCATGTGTagcataccacttttgtcggctttatatgtactattagacTAAATTTACAGAATTgggatatcatttttcattgctgagttacagagttgtaaacttgatagtttcgttttctaaatatgttcgatttttgccaatctttaataaaaaattgacgacctaaataaaatttcgaaactaacagtcactagatcttaaggttttcttttaaatgcaacaaacctcaccaaatttggtgcgctggttgccgagaaaaacgaattcttcttttacatgtatttagataggagcacccgagctaaagctttctctatCTTCCAGACCTTTCCTGCCACAGACGCCAGCTCTTTCTCGAAAATTCGTGCAACTTCAAGCGACGGACCTGTATTCCGACCGTCTCCTGCGTATGGCAGAGACAAGACTTTTTTACAGCTCGCGCGAACTAAACAGTGGGGTGATGTTCCGAGGGGAGCCTAGGCGTAGGTTCAGTGTGTGGGTTTCTGCATTCGTTCGTTTCGGTTTTGATAATGTGACACTTCCGCACTTCCTTACCCTAACCGCAGGCTGCAGCAGAGGCCTCGCTGTTGACAAATGCGTAGGAAGTCCAGCCCCGCCTTCCACTTTTTGCATATCTGCATATGAGGCCTCGCCGTAAACAAAGGGAGcgtggaagagaaagaaggatGAATGAAATGCATAGAAAAAAACTCAGAATTGGGCCcaattggctaccctgcactgtggtAAGGGGAAAGGGGATGCGAGGGAAAACAGGAAAGAATAGGAGAAAAAGACAAGAGTGTATGAGTCGCCGACATATTAGAAGTGTCAGTGTTGTGTAGAGTAAAGTACTGAAATGGCGAGCAGCTGGCAGTGAGTATTAGACGATTAGTGGTCGCGCTTTCTAAAAAGCATTTATTATGCAATATCTTCTACAGGTGCATGAAAGGTTGTTTTGATGAATGAATTTCCCTCCGACTTCTTAGAAAACACATCGTTTCCTGGTAGTCTTCTCACAAATATGAGGTTTCCGAGAAATTGtacgagaaagaaaagagaacccCCACAATTTATAGCCTTTTCTCCGATGTTTACAAAATGCACTCCTCCCGTGTGTAAACCACGTGTCATTTGCCTGGCGCTAACAACTCGTATaagaacgagcacagtgaaggcaCTTTTCCTTTTGTCTTCAGGTACTCTGATTCTACCCAGACTTGATAGCCTGAAAAAAGTAGCAATATGTAAAGGGTCGTTTATCGTTGAAAGCCGGAATATTTGCCATGATCGAAAGCTAACGGTCCGGCATTATGTCCACTGATCCGTTTCTGACATTTATGCTCGTACAGCCGCTCAAACCAATAGTTGCTATTTCAGTGGCAGGGAAATTGATTAGAATTTCTGCGGAACATGCAGACTATATTCATTGGCGTAAAGTCGCGCTACACGTGACATTTCAGAGGGTGCACATATGGTGTTAAGAAACCGCAGTTGCCAACTGCACGACTAAGGAAACAGTTTAAGGAGCATACGCACGTTGCAATAATTAAAACGAGCGCAGTCAACTGGcacaataataaagaaaacgtCGTAAGGCGCCTAATTAGTGTTTGAACTATCCTGGTATGCCATGATAGTTGCAGCGTACTTACGACACTAGGATAAGTATTCTAATTGATATACTGAGCATTTCTCAAATTACAGCGCCGTCATCGTTATTTCGGTCCTTTCAAAAACAGAGCCGTACCCAACTTCGAGGTCCAAAAGAGAATGCAGTGCTTATAGTCCGTGTATATAGCTTGATTGACTTCACGACGTACTCCTGTCCCTGGAAAATAATGCATGTGCAgttgatattaaagaaaaataaacgtggcgtaacaaaggaaaaaaaagtaggTACTTACTTTTGCGCAAACAAAATAGCGTTGGTGTGCAGTTATTCATAGAGGTAAGCCATCGCGTGCGCCATAGATCTTTGTAAGGCGCGCTTAACTTAAGGTACGTGCATACGTCAGTTCACATTGACGCACGCACGTACAGGCGCAATTGGGCACATTGAATTGGGAACCTTCGTTCGCTGATCGAGAACATGCAAATGTTCTGGAAGCACTACACACGCTGGGGCATCTTAGTAAAGCCACCTTTTTGTATAAATTACGAAATCCTAATATTATTCAGCATTACACATATTATTCGGTGCACTAAACAAAGTACTAAAGTTAATTCAGCATCTACAGTAGCAGTGTACCTAAAGGTAACATTTCAAGATACCTACCGTGACCAATAGTGACGCTGAATTCGTTATAGTGCAGATAAGCTTCATCTGTTTTGTTCAGTTGTACAAACTGGAAATCCAAGCTGTAAAAGAGCCACATAAAGATGCATTGTTTATTGTCGCTTGTCTTGCACGTTGAATGGGGTGTGGACGACGCGTGGATTTTCGGGT
Coding sequences within:
- the LOC126541266 gene encoding uncharacterized protein — its product is MVNTFKELREAHLMNQYTRLSKTPSGRRLLARLHIHHSIHTEEHVHIPSQWRYALHVRPLPVNMTREDHSGRRLARAEALACHYGHKHGVFYVDASGPYHGGWYTAAVVHQNTAVNGLTFRAHNITHAEVVAIALAAADQHSRVIITDSRGACRNIEQGHIPYLAYKILQNSDYLGAPSHRTIIWTPAHMGLEGNETADAVARALTFRASPSSPTDPDPEPNPAYTFKEIVQLYQSGHAIYPKPCKGLTKAEERILLRLYTKTLLCPAALKYFDPACTGECPHCGEKSSDIFHMVWACQKTPNLSPLPNPSREDWEAALLGCSDLMAQRALVERARAAADANGLP